The Nomia melanderi isolate GNS246 chromosome 4, iyNomMela1, whole genome shotgun sequence genome segment TGTGATACCTGTTATGCCAAGGACCTGAACTCCAACGATGAGGTCACTGAATCTTCGGACGACGTGAACGCCAGAAAAGTCTCCGAACAAGTGGTCTCTACTCTGAGCGCGGTTGGAACAGTATTGAACTATTCAAAGTGTAAGCATCCGTACAAATCatttattcaaccctttgcacttggaagtctctcactaaaaatgtttaacatttctttacaagGTGAATATTCCTTGGAACTAACTCAAAGGGAAATtacattgtacaaagttcattaaatgtcagattttatagtttcaccgtgtcaaatcaaatggtgaccgaCTCAccttcagagtgcaaagggttaaattatagtACTACCGATACTGCTCTGTCGTTTAACAAAGTTTCCATTTCTTGTTGCAGCATTCATAAAGGATACAGTTAGACCTCTGTATTGGATTCCCGACTCAGAGGTGGTCAGTTGTTGCATATGTGATACAAAATTTTCGGCTACCGTTCTGTTGCACCACTGCAGAGATTGTGGACGCGGTGTGTGTCAGGAGTGCTCGCAGCATCGGAAGCCCGTGCCACACAGAGGATGGGAGAAGCCGGTCCGAGTTTGCGACTCGTGCATAAAAATCGAATAAGAGAGATTCTATAAGAAGAGACAagagagaaaatcaatttcataGAAACGTCGGTAACCAATCTCTGCGCAGATATACAAATGACTTGAATTAAACGTTTAACGAAGGTGATACGAAAACTATTAATCTTTTGGTTTCTCGAATTTTGCGTGTAAGATCTCTTTACATGTTCGTGCAGGTTTCGTTAAATGCACAGTGATCGAATGTTTCGTCGTCGGACGatctgaaattgaatattttaatacgttAACCGTAACGAAACCTTTCCTATATGACCGTGCCATGTGAATATACTTACACCTTTCCCGTGGGAAACCGTATTTACGAGGACAAGTCGTCATCGAGATTTTAATACGCCGCACAGTATAAAAGCCATTAATGGTGCAATAATGTCGTAGCAGTACGAGTGGAACCATAAATTGTTGTAAAGCAggggattattattattcgacgAGAGACGAGACGAATTTTATCATCGATGTGTTGCGGTTTACTGGGCTGTGATCGTCTTTTAGACTTCAGAGAAAAGCATTTGCCGATTTCTTTGTTAGAATCTTCAGTATCTATAAtcagtactatataatttaagAGAGAAAGAAACTATTCGCTATCTTGTAATGTAAACCTCGACGATTTGAAAtagcaaaataaaaatagacgTTCGAACGACACGGTTGTTTATTCTCCAATCATCCTGAACAAATAACGATTTGGAAAAAAATTCCACAAATTACTTTTGTAACGTCCTAAACTGTCTCAACACTTAACACTTAGACCGCCTAAAAGACcataaattgcaaataatcccacttgaagacttactaaacaaaagaaaagataaaatagGCAATGGGAGAtctattcggttggctaagtgttaagagtaatttttcttttatcttacTTACATTAATTTCCAATCAATCTATtccaattatattataaacaggTACTTCGCTGTTTATAATCCAATTAAAATCTATTAATTGTTCGTTAACTGTAAAAAAAAGTATCTCAACCCTTATAGTTGACAACCATCGTTACTCTTATATCTGTAAGATCTGACCAATGATGGGGAACCCCATGAAACGAGATTGAACCGTCGACGGTGTCGCGaaagtataaaaattaccaGGCGCGGCTGTTGtgtttgaaattcatattttcccGGATCCGTAATACGATACATCGATGTTCGAGGTGCGATAGATGTTTCGGCAAACACGTGATGACGTCAAAACATGGCGTCCCAATCAGCTGGGTGTTGTGTAGAGTGTGCTTGAGATGCCCGTCTTTAGAAAACCAACGAAGACTGCCGTCTGTCTACTCGAATACGTGAGTTTTTCAAAACAGATCCTCGCAGCGTTCCTCGCGTTCGTTTCCAAGTGACGGGATTCACGTGTGCGTCGACGATCGAACGGCAGCCTGAaaagcagaaaaacgcaaaatgCCGTTTCATTCGTTAAACGTCCCGATGTAACCATCGTCGGgaaattttcgtttgaaacaGCACGGATCACGGTAACGTTTCTCGAACGTAATTATCCGATTACAACGACGAAAAGCGGACGGTTCGATTCCCTCGAAACGCAACGTCCGAATTGATGACGCGTACGCgagaatacattaaaaatatggttGGCGTAGAAGCTTTTCACGGTGCGCCCGAGACGTCTCTCGGTTCCCGTGATAAATCGTCGGAACATTTAAAATCGTGGTAATTCATTCGAAAGCGGGATCCCACCGGGAGAACGACGGTTTTGATATCGTGCGCGACCGCAACCGTGGCCATTTTCATGTTTGCTCCAGTTTCGTAATCATTATCAACTCCATATTTGAATTCAACAAGTAACGCAGTGTGTGGCATGTTTTCGTCCGTTCCCGAGAATCGCCTTCCGTTCACGTGGAACCGTGATTCCGTCGTGGACGGGAAATTCGGCGACGTTTTTCCTCTTCGTTTTTAATTTTCGCAGGCTGAACCGTTCCGACGgggaaccgccgccgccgccgccgccgccgagtGTGTGTCCGTGAAAAATCCGCTCGTCGCGCGTTCCACATATACACGGGCGATCGGCGTTCGGCCAGCCCTGTCCGTGCGATTGCAAACGAGAATTCGAAAACCGTTGAACATTCTCGAAAACTGTCGTCCCGCGTACGTGCACGTCGCGCGGCGTGTCGAATGACAAGGCCGGAGAAACATGTTGGGCAAAAACAGACTGCGCCGTTGGTGACgccatttttctcgaaaaaccGTTTAAAAGCCGCAGTACCGACCGAATCTGTCCCGTGGAATGTAGCACGCACGATATACCCGCGACACTATCGTTTACGAGAACGGACCATCGTGGATGGCCCCGTGGAACGCATCGATCCTTTCAAAGTTTATTTTCAGAGTCCAATGTGTTCCCAATAGCGCGGCCATTTTGTCGCTTATTAGCGGATAAACAAATGACGACGTTGGTAGCCTGGGTACGAGGCTACAGGCGGACGCGTCGCATGCGCGGAAATTCAATTTCGCTGGCTGGCTACGCGTCCATTCttaattatagtattcctaTATGTTACCAAAAATAGGAGACGAACGCGGTACGCCCGACTACGATTATCCTCTTTAtcgttcttatttttatttttccccaTCGCCCCGCCATACATTGTTTCGCGTCTATCGAATTGACATGCATTTCTCTTTCGTTATAAATAGACCACGGTTTCTTTATACGTTTATAGCTTCGAAAGATCCTCGCGAGCGAATCGAATAGAGatttcaatagagttttattcttatctttaatatttttaacccaCCGTGCCGGATAACGTGAgggaaatgtattttctttcatttctcgtTTTCGATTGCGGTCAGCTGTGCATACGTTCGCGTTTCACGCGTAAACAGACGTCGTGTCTAAGTTTCGCGTGATtagtcatttttataattatgctCGTGCACACGCGaccttttgtttcttttgttgttgTTATCGTAGCAAGCGGTAATTAATTGTCGGTTAATCGCCGTAAGAAGAAGTAGGAGATTTCGAATGATTTAGGGCGAACCGAGAATCCGCGATTCGTGTGTAACATTAATTTTAGCTAAGTAAAGAATCGAAGTGCCCGAGAGACTAGGTGTTACCACGTTGCTAGGATTACATGGTAGCTGTTGCTTGGCAACATCATTTCTGCTTCGTGGCTGGTCGGAGTCGTCGACGCTTATCTATTTTCCTCTGGTTCGGGGATAAAATTCCTTTTCACTTTGGGCGAACGAGGAACAAAATAGTTCGGCCAATAGCAAGTGATTTTCTTTCTTGCCTCTTGAAGCAATGCTGCGCGAACTTTAGGGGAaagatttttctaatattacacGTTTCAAATGTCAAACGTTAATCGGTTCATGGAGGATAATCTTTTAAATAGATAGCAAAATCTCAGCGAGTAAcgtggtttccttttttcttttttttttttatttaaaataacatagacCTTTAacctatttaaaataatagtttaCCAGGCATTGCTTTGAAAttggtatatatttttattggtacttttgaatgtattttaatatgtttttaaatatgttttacagTGACAAAGAAAGTACTAGACACAATATGCCACCAGATAGACCAGATGCATCGGGAATAGAAACTGGGGTAGGACTGAATAGCACTCAGGTTTTCAGTTTCGGAGAAACAGTATATACaatgaaagaagaagagaacgCAAGTGCTTTTGTCGAGACAAATTCGTCTGATGATCTTCACAAAGACATTTCGGTATCCGAAAAGTCTATAGAGAAAAACAGTCAGCTAGACGACGATTTAACCTCCTTGAGTTGGCTGCATCAACAGAATTTACTGAAAGGATTGGACATCTCGAATCCGTCTAAGGACATGAAAAACGAGAATGTATTGAATAACAATGTATGCGATGATGCGGCAGACTTTTCTGAAAACACAAACTCCATTTCAAGTTTAGACGACGGTTATTGTCCAGGTACATATCGTTTGTTGCCTATACGTATTCTCAGTTGACATAACAGCATTAATTAAgtattgtttctttcttttctcattTCGACAACAGATAATAGTGGcaagataaataattcaacgtCGCACAGTCATAGTCAAAACTTTCAACACACGAATAAGAATAGTCAAAAGTCGATGCAAATATTTCAAGAGTCGGTCAAAAGTCATTACAATTCCTCGCAGAATAAtcaaacgaaaatttcattgagcAACAATAATCTGCCAGTTTCGAATCGGAACAAACATCCTACTCATATACCATACGATCCTCATTTGCACAGAAACAGTAAACCGCCGTATTCATTTTCCTGTTTAATTTTCATGGCTATCGAAGATAGCCCTGTGAAAGCCCTACCAGTCAAGGAAGTGTATGCTTGGATATTGGatcattttccatattttagGAATGCTCCTACCGGATGGAAAAATTCTGTAAGACATAATCTAAGCTTGAATAAATGTTTTCGTAAAGTGGAGAAAGCGCCGGTAAATATGATGCACATTAATTAATTCCTCTTATTTTTCTCTGATTCCTCTGTTTGTGATACTGTCAACCGAATTCAATTGTTTTCAGAATTTGGGCAAAGGTTCGTTATGGATGGTAGACGCTCAGTATCGACCAAATTTAATACAAGCATTATCTCGTGCTCCATTTCCGCCTCCTACCGCTCAAACTTTGTCTTCCCCAGAGAAACCGCCGAGAAAAAACACAAGCACGCGCCTTCCAGACCCTATACTCTTCCCTTACCTTTCCAAAAGACTGGCATCGAGCAACATTTCCGACAATACAGAAACGGAAGTAGACAGCGATGTAGATGCAGCCGCTGCTGCCATGCTTTCTTTTAAACACGGACCTATTATTTTAAATCATAATAAAGGTGACGTTACCTCACGCTGTCGACCTATCGCCACTGTAGATAATTAGAATTCTCCTAGTTGATTTCACGGTAacgtatcaaatttaattacagATCGCAAACGGAAATTGCCGGAATCCGAGTGGATCCCAGTGATCACCAGGAGCTCCAGTGAGGATCACACGTACAGTTGCATCACCACGATGAAGCGAGAAAGGTGAATACAACGGTATAACAATgctcattaacacgttgaatgccgcacgatttcacggcggaaaatacacaaaatggaaaaaattaaatactaaatcattcaattgaattgcattgttattgcacgttcttctagCTAAATGAAATCAagtagcattgtttgtaatatagaaatgtttccaaataatcgtttaattgagtgaaccataGTGATTCAattcgggggtcaccggtgacccatggcattcaacgtgttaaggtttCAACGACTATTTACATGTCTCGCATATTTCATTATCAACCAGATACCCAAGTGAAGAAACGAATTCCGATTTCGACGAGCAACGGAAGATAGCCGAGGGTGCGGACGCGCTTTTGAATCTGGCAGGCGTGACCACGGCGCTTAACCATACCAGAACACCGCACGCGCAAGGTATTAACCCAACACCAAAGTCGGAAGGTACATCGAAGCCGAAGAAACGTTCGGCACCGAATGATTATTCGAACCCGCCGGAAAAAAGGCGTAAACATTGGCCAAAGTGGAGTGAAGGAAAGcggtatttaaaacaaattatataaaacttttttcgTTGCGTGTATATTTGCGTGTTATACGCCGTTACATCCGCTCTCGTTATGTTTCGTCTCTGACAAAGGGAAACGAGGAATCTCCCGCGATTCCGGTTTTCGAATAGCGATTATTGAAACGGAGAAAGAATAGACTTAACGTCATCTTCTATCGATCACTTGATCGACGAACTTCTCTGTcgtattgtttctttttgtttttttttgttttttttttcgatcGCAACTAATCGTTAGCAATGATTCGCATCGAAGAATATTGCCATTTTTAGGCATGTAAGAAGAAAGAGTGCGAGAAGAGGAGCGCGGCGCGCGTGCCGTCGCGTATCGGGGAGAAAGCTCTATCAGGTGCATTTCTATTTAATGTGAGGGAAACAAGAAATGACAAAAATTGGCGGTCGCTCAGGGTTTAGAACTCGCTATATGccaaaataaatttcagtagCACTAAGCAACAAGCAATAATAGGGAGGTTaaaaggaggaggagaaagagagagagagagagagagagagagagagagagagagagagagagagagagagagagagagagagagagagagagagaagagagagagagagagagagagagagagagagagagagagagagagagagagagagagagaaagagagagagagagagagagagagagagtttcttTCGCGAGAACATGTTACTACGAGAGAACATGATAACAATTAAGAGGTTCACAGAATGTCAATGAAGGAAACACTATCGCGTACTAAACTAAATAATGATAAACTTTTTAGACCTGTTGTGACGattatacatattaattcaTAGAGAgtttaattaatgataatagaGTTCTATATATTAGGTTTTGTAGATATGTATAGAGATATAATTGATATCTATTCGATAGagaaattgataatatatttaaaaaaacaaaaagatgatatatacatatgtatatatatacatatgtatatgtatatatatgtgtatgtatatatatatgcatatatatacacacgcgCATGCACGCGCACATACATATACACAGACACCCGCGTTCATGTGCTCATTCATTTACACTAAAAAAATACATCTGGTCATGTACGCAAACTGTATGTGTGTGCAAAAAGAAGCGTACCAGTAAAATTATCagtaacaaaaacaaaaaaaaataagaagaagaagaagaagaagaggaagaagaatcaCAAAGTTGAAGTGCGCTAAAACATGGATTTGAAATgacaaaaaataattcatcatttcaTGCCTTTTTCTACTCTCTTCGTGGCTTTTGAGATGATTTTGATCAAtgctgtatatatatatatgtagatcCTATAATGTATGCACGGACCAGTTTCGAAATTTTGTTAAAGGATCAATATATCATGTCGAATCGATACTATTGATTGGAACGTAAGGCATAAGAACACAAGAGGTcaacttatttttataaaaaaagaaaatacaaaaataaatatatccgTAATATTAAGAGTATCGCGAATACCTGATAAGTAatgagagaaagcgagagagaaagagaaagagagagagaaagagagaaagagaagatgTGTATACAAAGATGAATATCGATGGTGGACTGGTCTTGCATACATTAAACGTCTAGTTCTATATAGAGAGAacgtatatatttttacagGGCACTGCCCGCGTGATAAAAGCTCTTCCTAATAATTCGCTAAAACACAGTTTATTAGCTTAAACCATTTTACTAATCGTAATCAATAGCGTAACTCGCGGTGACATTACAAGTACAGCACGGTAGCGCAGCCTGAACAATCCCatgtgtttatatatatatacatatatatgtatgtatatggtTACACGCCATATAATTCCGAAATTCTCgtgcaaaaacaaaaaaatacaatGTACAATCTCTTTTTATTCTTTCGAAGAACGAAAACACACACGCGTGTCGTCGAAAATGCGCACGCACAGAGAATACACAACTACTTGGTtaccaatttaaaattatttgaaaaattttaaatcggaGACGTTTCTAGTCTTACGACTACGTACGCGAACGtaatgaaaagaaagagaaagaaaaagaaaagcaaaGGAAAGAAAGAGGGTATGAGTTGTTACGTCGATAATGATATTTAATGCGTCACAGTTGAGAATAACAATGAATTGTTACCTGTAAAATATATGTTACTGCTGGCTCAGATATATTCGGATGCGAgacgcgtatatatatatatatattgctttCAAGAAGGTGCAATTTAGTTTAACTTATTGATAACGCATCGATGATTATCGTCCGATATTTAACTTGTTTAGTTGAACTGTTCGAAGTCTCCAATTTGCCTCGtagtaaatttattttagttagGAATCTGCGCGATGGTCGTTAATTCAAGAAGCGGTATCTAAtttcagagagagagagagagagagagagagagagagagagagtgagagagagtgagagagagtgagagaaagtgagagagagagagagtcaagGGATGTTATATTGTATACTTGAGAAACTACAGAAAACGTAACACATCTTTAGAAAGTTTGTTAACGTAAAAGGTTCTGTAATTTAGTATGACAATGAATTTAAAGGACAAATATTGACAGGGCGCGCTGCCACATCTTTTTACGTGATTGTAGCTGGTcagttacaaaatgaaaatccaAGATAAGGGTGCAAGGAAGAATGCCAtgttatgtatatgtatatgtatatatatatatatatatatacattttgtgtgtgtatatatataattatatatatatatatacatataatacaatgaaataacTTCAATTTTTGAGACGAATGTACATTCTTTgtgtaatgtaaaattattgtatttaactTATACATTGTATATTTGTATCCTTTAGAAGCACTCGCTCTGAAATTTTGAGCAgttttcttttttgaaaatttgtatacacACACAAAGCAAGACCAGTTTTTGTAGACTTTACGTTTTCTATTGTCTGTGATATTATTGCAAAACTAAACATgccttgttgttgttgttatactTTTGGTGAAACAGATGTTTTTAGAGCTTTATAAGTTTTgtttagaaaaaaaaatgaagaaggaaagaaaagaaaaggtgTTCTCGCACTTTCTGATATTATTGAATTGGCATTCTTGCTGACACCTTAACATTCTAATCTAGATAGAGAAACTGGCATCTTTAAattagtaatatattatatatacatatgtatatatattttatatatatgtatatatatatttatatgtatatatatatgtatatgtatatatatatatatatttatatatatatacattatgaaAGTAATATCACAGTTTTCActatttgttgaaatttttagTCTAGCTTTTATTTGCTACGACTGAAGATCTGTTCTTCCATGTAGTTTATTCTAATGTAATCAATTAGGGGGTGGGATGccatttataataatagtaatttaacTAATCGATCAATTACAAATTAGAGTAATCGATTAGCGGTGCAAGATAAAAAGCAATACACCAGTAAATCCTGACATTGGGCAAAATACTCTGGTCGGCCGATCCTCagggaagaaaaatatttatttatgaaacaatataatgtCACGCGTTTGCACCATAGCAATATAAGTACAAGAAGAAACAATTGTAAGACAGTAATTGTACAAGATAGGCTCACTCGACGTCGAGTATTTTTTACAAAGTATTACTTATAGAGTGTACCGCGACAGAAATGTCAAATTTCTTTTGCGCGATCTTGTAATGCATGCAAATCATTAATTAACGTAACGTTTAAAATCCTTACAAAAAGGACGGCCGACTAATATGCATTCAATGAAACCATCGACGAATAAAACACCAAGAAATTAATTGTGCGAAGCAAACCATACTTTATTCTATCTCGCAACTAGCCACGGACAATCAAAATATAATATGGTGTTTAATTTGCTTCGATTACATGACATCGTGCCAAACGCAGAAATCATTTATTTGAGGAACAGatgttaatttatatgtatatctacaagttgtacattatataaattttgttggCGATATgcgtaatattattattattattattattattattaattattattattattatattattattattattaatattaatataattattactcatTTTAAACAAAACACTGTAAAATGTTTGTTAAGTTTTTGACCTTGCTTATATAattgagtaaaatatttaatattttagattGTAACCAAGACAGAACtttattaatgaaaagaatCTAAGAAATTATATACGAGTAGAACCAATTATTTTAACATACACCTTCATGAACATGCTATATTGCAATTAAAGAtgcaattatttcatttgaaagtatCGAAAGGAAATGATTATCAATCTATGGTATTATATTGAAAACtcttaattatttgtattatgtcATTTTTGTATCTACAAGGGAAGGAGACTTAAATAGGAATAAGAGTGTACGTCTGTGGTATCAAAATGTACACCAGTTCTCTGAATCAGTATTATTCGacaattagtatttaattttttttaacagaaaatgaagaatatggTGTGAACCAATTGTTGACGCATCcgtattttcagaaatattttagcttttcaataaatttacaaaGAACGAATATCTATTTCGTCTGCCAAAATCCCAAAGTATTCAAGGAAACAATTAATATATCTTAAATGTGTAGAAAATATTGAGACATTTATAAGTATCTAAAatctatacaatatatatatatatatatatatatatatatgataaacagtaagaaaaagaaaatagaaaaaaatgattataatcaACATATCCATAAGTCGACTAATTCTACtagaaatatacaattataattacaaattttaaaagaatccTCGAGACATGCCCTTACTCAATCTGTTACCACAGACATGGTTTACGGCTAGACACTGCAACTTACGGGACTTCCTGTCACATGCTCGTAATTACCGACCGCGTAAAAAATCAGTTTCGCTCCGCCCTCTACATTTAGGGAGGTAAAAATCATCGGTAACATCGAGCGCGACACCGAAATGCTGCGGAGGTCTCCAGCTGACAAAAATTTCCATGAGCTGCAACGTCTGTACGCATCTTACGTCCGTGCAAGCTATGAACGAGTCAGAATTCTCGAGTGACGAGCAACATTTTCCGGACGATGCGTCGAACATGGAGCTTATCGTAGATCCGAACAGACAAAGATTCCCATTCTGCATAGTTTGGACTCCACTGCCAATCCTAACGTGAGTAAATACCAGAGGTAATTCGTCTCCGATGATCCTACCGTCATTTACAATGCGATCGTATTTTTCCTCGTTACCGCTGGATTCGAAATTCGGCCAAAA includes the following:
- the LOC116428199 gene encoding forkhead box protein N2 isoform X3; this translates as MTSKHGVPISWVLCRVCLRCPSLENQRRLPSVYSNTDKESTRHNMPPDRPDASGIETGVGLNSTQVFSFGETVYTMKEEENASAFVETNSSDDLHKDISVSEKSIEKNSQLDDDLTSLSWLHQQNLLKGLDISNPSKDMKNENVLNNNVCDDAADFSENTNSISSLDDGYCPDSPVKALPVKEVYAWILDHFPYFRNAPTGWKNSVRHNLSLNKCFRKVEKAPNLGKGSLWMVDAQYRPNLIQALSRAPFPPPTAQTLSSPEKPPRKNTSTRLPDPILFPYLSKRLASSNISDNTETEVDSDVDAAAAAMLSFKHGPIILNHNKDRKRKLPESEWIPVITRSSSEDHTYSCITTMKRERYPSEETNSDFDEQRKIAEGADALLNLAGVTTALNHTRTPHAQGINPTPKSEGTSKPKKRSAPNDYSNPPEKRRKHWPKWSEGKRHVRRKSARRGARRACRRVSGRKLYQVHFYLM
- the LOC116428199 gene encoding uncharacterized protein LOC116428199 isoform X1; its protein translation is MTSKHGVPISWVLCRVCLRCPSLENQRRLPSVYSNTDKESTRHNMPPDRPDASGIETGVGLNSTQVFSFGETVYTMKEEENASAFVETNSSDDLHKDISVSEKSIEKNSQLDDDLTSLSWLHQQNLLKGLDISNPSKDMKNENVLNNNVCDDAADFSENTNSISSLDDGYCPDNSGKINNSTSHSHSQNFQHTNKNSQKSMQIFQESVKSHYNSSQNNQTKISLSNNNLPVSNRNKHPTHIPYDPHLHRNSKPPYSFSCLIFMAIEDSPVKALPVKEVYAWILDHFPYFRNAPTGWKNSVRHNLSLNKCFRKVEKAPNLGKGSLWMVDAQYRPNLIQALSRAPFPPPTAQTLSSPEKPPRKNTSTRLPDPILFPYLSKRLASSNISDNTETEVDSDVDAAAAAMLSFKHGPIILNHNKDRKRKLPESEWIPVITRSSSEDHTYSCITTMKRERYPSEETNSDFDEQRKIAEGADALLNLAGVTTALNHTRTPHAQGINPTPKSEGTSKPKKRSAPNDYSNPPEKRRKHWPKWSEGKRHVRRKSARRGARRACRRVSGRKLYQVHFYLM
- the LOC116428199 gene encoding uncharacterized protein LOC116428199 isoform X2: MPPDRPDASGIETGVGLNSTQVFSFGETVYTMKEEENASAFVETNSSDDLHKDISVSEKSIEKNSQLDDDLTSLSWLHQQNLLKGLDISNPSKDMKNENVLNNNVCDDAADFSENTNSISSLDDGYCPDNSGKINNSTSHSHSQNFQHTNKNSQKSMQIFQESVKSHYNSSQNNQTKISLSNNNLPVSNRNKHPTHIPYDPHLHRNSKPPYSFSCLIFMAIEDSPVKALPVKEVYAWILDHFPYFRNAPTGWKNSVRHNLSLNKCFRKVEKAPNLGKGSLWMVDAQYRPNLIQALSRAPFPPPTAQTLSSPEKPPRKNTSTRLPDPILFPYLSKRLASSNISDNTETEVDSDVDAAAAAMLSFKHGPIILNHNKDRKRKLPESEWIPVITRSSSEDHTYSCITTMKRERYPSEETNSDFDEQRKIAEGADALLNLAGVTTALNHTRTPHAQGINPTPKSEGTSKPKKRSAPNDYSNPPEKRRKHWPKWSEGKRHVRRKSARRGARRACRRVSGRKLYQVHFYLM